One Kineococcus aurantiacus genomic window carries:
- a CDS encoding HDIG domain-containing metalloprotein translates to MPEPLVVHGPLAQVAARVAADLLAHDGARLRHSGAVAARAGEAAVVVPAHQRALLLAAAWLHDIGYAPALRSSGFHPLDGARYLRAHGWPEPIPTLVAHHSGARFVARTRRLEHDLDDFPLTGPALGLSGSEVRALADVLTWADQTTGPDGQPVSLDERLADMLHRHGPDSPNARSHHDREPDLRAAVRRVEDRREAVRSPLGECS, encoded by the coding sequence GTGCCGGAGCCGCTGGTCGTGCACGGGCCGTTGGCCCAGGTCGCCGCGCGGGTCGCCGCCGACCTGCTGGCGCACGACGGCGCCCGGTTGCGCCACAGCGGTGCCGTGGCCGCGCGCGCCGGCGAGGCCGCAGTCGTCGTGCCCGCGCACCAGCGGGCGCTGCTGCTGGCCGCGGCGTGGTTGCACGACATCGGCTACGCCCCTGCCTTGCGCTCCAGTGGCTTCCACCCCCTCGACGGGGCCCGCTACCTGCGGGCGCACGGCTGGCCCGAACCGATCCCCACGCTGGTCGCGCACCACTCCGGAGCCCGCTTCGTGGCCCGCACCCGCCGGCTCGAGCACGACCTCGACGACTTCCCCCTCACCGGTCCCGCCCTCGGCCTGAGCGGCTCCGAGGTCCGCGCCTTGGCCGACGTCCTGACCTGGGCCGATCAGACCACCGGCCCGGACGGGCAGCCGGTCAGCCTGGACGAGCGCCTGGCCGACATGCTGCACCGTCACGGCCCGGACAGTCCCAACGCCCGCAGTCACCACGACCGGGAACCGGACCTGCGCGCAGCGGTGCGGCGGGTCGAGGACCGGCGGGAGGCGGTGCGCTCACCGCTGGGTGAGTGCTCCTGA
- a CDS encoding bifunctional metallophosphatase/5'-nucleotidase, whose protein sequence is MTTSSLRRLALVGVATLVAGALSAAAHPTGTSAGANRGGPAGPPPVQVQLLALNDFHGNLEAPSGSGGRIQTGVNPDGSAVTVDAGGVEYLATQLRELAAQQKKQNTITVAAGDLIGASPLLSAAFHDEPSIEALGLAGLDYASVGNHEFDEGASELLRIQNGGCHPVDGCADGTPYAGADFQYLSANAFVTETGEPLLAPYAIHQVQGVKVGFIGMTLEGTEDIVSQQGVAGLDFADEIATANRYADELRAQGVESIVVLLHQGGQQTGPQAWDVNGCHGLTGPIVDIAEGMSEAIDVVVSGHTHQAYNCEIDGKLVTSASSAGRLVTDIDLAIDRRSGDVTSAAADNVVVTRDVPKDRAQTALIERYRTALGPIATAEVGTAAQDLTRTQEQLFPTGTSSTGAPVFALGESALGNVIADAQLAATDDEQGAVAALMNPGGVRADLAAGPVTYEEAFTVQPFANNLVTLDVTGAQLQCLLEQQFQVGRTLYPSATLNYTVDGGGTTAATGADPCTGSRVVDDTVTIAGQPVTDAATYRITVNNFLAGGGDGFSVLTGATDAVTGPIDLDAFTAYLGARSPLSAPALDRISTRG, encoded by the coding sequence GTGACGACCTCTTCCCTGCGCCGCCTCGCCCTGGTCGGCGTCGCGACGCTGGTTGCCGGCGCGCTGAGCGCGGCGGCCCACCCCACCGGCACCAGCGCCGGAGCCAACCGGGGAGGTCCTGCCGGGCCGCCGCCGGTGCAGGTGCAACTGCTGGCGCTGAACGACTTCCACGGCAACCTGGAGGCTCCCTCCGGTTCCGGCGGGCGCATCCAGACCGGCGTCAACCCCGACGGCAGCGCCGTCACCGTCGACGCCGGTGGGGTGGAGTACCTGGCCACCCAGCTGCGGGAGCTCGCCGCGCAGCAGAAGAAGCAGAACACCATCACCGTGGCCGCCGGTGACCTCATCGGCGCCTCCCCGCTGCTGTCGGCCGCCTTCCACGACGAGCCCAGCATCGAGGCCCTGGGCCTGGCGGGGTTGGACTACGCCAGCGTCGGGAACCACGAGTTCGACGAGGGAGCGTCGGAGCTGCTGCGCATCCAGAACGGCGGGTGCCACCCCGTCGACGGCTGCGCCGACGGCACCCCCTACGCCGGTGCGGACTTCCAGTACCTCTCCGCCAACGCCTTCGTCACCGAGACGGGTGAGCCGCTGCTGGCCCCCTACGCGATCCACCAGGTGCAGGGCGTGAAGGTCGGCTTCATCGGCATGACCCTGGAAGGCACCGAGGACATCGTCAGCCAGCAGGGTGTGGCCGGTCTCGACTTCGCCGACGAGATCGCCACCGCCAACCGCTACGCCGACGAGCTGCGGGCCCAGGGCGTGGAGTCCATCGTGGTGCTGCTGCACCAGGGCGGGCAGCAGACCGGTCCGCAGGCGTGGGACGTCAACGGCTGCCACGGCCTGACCGGACCGATCGTCGACATCGCCGAGGGCATGAGCGAGGCCATCGACGTCGTCGTCAGCGGCCACACCCACCAGGCCTACAACTGCGAGATCGACGGCAAGCTGGTCACCTCCGCCAGCTCCGCCGGGCGGCTGGTCACCGACATCGACCTGGCCATCGACCGGCGCAGCGGTGACGTCACCTCCGCGGCGGCCGACAACGTCGTCGTCACCCGCGACGTGCCGAAGGACCGCGCGCAGACCGCGCTGATCGAGCGCTACCGCACCGCGCTGGGCCCCATCGCCACCGCCGAGGTCGGCACCGCCGCCCAGGACCTCACCCGCACCCAGGAACAGCTGTTCCCCACCGGCACCTCCTCCACCGGCGCCCCCGTCTTCGCCCTCGGGGAATCGGCGCTGGGCAACGTGATCGCCGATGCGCAGTTGGCCGCCACCGACGACGAGCAGGGCGCGGTGGCCGCCCTCATGAACCCCGGCGGGGTGCGCGCGGACCTCGCCGCGGGACCGGTGACCTACGAGGAGGCCTTCACCGTGCAGCCCTTCGCCAACAACCTCGTCACCCTCGACGTGACCGGCGCGCAACTGCAGTGCCTGCTGGAGCAGCAGTTCCAGGTCGGGCGGACCCTGTACCCCTCGGCCACCCTGAACTACACCGTCGACGGCGGCGGCACGACCGCCGCCACCGGCGCGGACCCCTGCACCGGCAGCCGCGTGGTCGACGACACGGTCACCATCGCCGGGCAGCCGGTCACCGACGCAGCCACCTACCGCATCACCGTCAACAACTTCCTCGCCGGCGGTGGGGACGGTTTCAGCGTGCTGACCGGCGCCACCGACGCGGTGACCGGTCCCATCGACCTGGACGCCTTCACGGCCTACCTCGGCGCCCGTTCTCCCCTCAGCGCACCGGCCCTGGATCGCATCAGCACCCGGGGCTGA
- a CDS encoding PfkB family carbohydrate kinase, whose product MNDPTPDRPAQRWLTGHEPQVAEAVSSLTAQGEVLDGWAARLARVFERGGRLLAAGNGGSAAEAQHLTAELVGRFEGERRPLSAIALHADTSTTTAIGNDYGGEEVFARQVEAHGRPGDVLVLLSTSGRSANVVRAAQRARRHGLHVLALTGPARSPLSEASDETVFVGVEGSSTSAVQEGHLVAVHALCAAVDAHLRRDVVPTRIPSPATPERTTPPAPARPPRAAGARHVVVVGDSVLDRDLLGRSDRIAPDAPVPVVDLTERQESPGGAGLTALLVAAGGAGTSGTRTTLVTPLADDEAGRRLRTSLEGAAAPVALVGLGHRGATRTKTRVRVSGQSLVRLDEGGPATPEDVDAAALAAVLADADVVLVSDYGAGTTHDPVVRAALAEAARRVPVVWDPHPRGGQPVPGCALVTPNLPEARAAAGSSAPTTPDDLAEHLASRWGVQGVVVTTGAQGAWLAAPGTEALFVPAPAVAVGDPCGAGDRFAASAALALAAGRVPSDAVVTAVADASAWVAAGGAAGWRGAQHRVVDGPPVAEPDGDAVARVRAAGGTVVATGGCFDVLHAGHVACLEAARRLGDALVVLLNSDASVRRLKGPGRPVNDQADRARVLAALDCVDAVVVFDEDDPRTALETLRPDVWAKGGDYGGAELLEAPLVRSWGGRVVLLPYLAGRSTTLTLARGAAPAEGPPTVR is encoded by the coding sequence GTGAACGACCCCACACCGGACCGGCCCGCGCAGCGGTGGCTGACCGGGCACGAACCCCAGGTCGCCGAAGCGGTGTCGAGCCTGACCGCCCAGGGCGAGGTGCTGGACGGCTGGGCCGCCCGGCTGGCCCGCGTGTTCGAGCGCGGGGGCCGCCTGCTGGCCGCGGGCAACGGCGGCAGCGCCGCGGAGGCCCAGCACCTGACCGCGGAACTGGTGGGCCGCTTCGAGGGCGAGCGGCGACCGCTGTCGGCGATCGCGCTGCACGCGGACACCTCCACCACGACCGCCATCGGCAACGACTACGGCGGGGAGGAGGTCTTCGCCCGCCAGGTCGAGGCGCACGGCCGGCCCGGTGACGTGCTGGTGCTGCTGTCCACTTCCGGCCGCAGCGCCAACGTCGTGCGGGCCGCGCAGCGCGCCCGCCGCCACGGGCTGCACGTGCTGGCCCTGACCGGACCGGCGCGCAGCCCGCTGTCGGAGGCCAGCGACGAGACCGTGTTCGTCGGGGTGGAGGGGTCGTCGACCTCCGCCGTGCAGGAGGGGCACCTCGTCGCGGTGCACGCCCTGTGCGCCGCGGTCGACGCGCACCTGCGTCGCGACGTCGTCCCCACCCGCATCCCCTCGCCGGCGACCCCGGAGCGGACGACCCCGCCGGCCCCGGCCCGGCCGCCGCGCGCCGCGGGAGCGCGCCACGTCGTCGTCGTCGGCGACAGCGTCCTGGACCGCGACCTCCTGGGGCGCAGCGACCGCATCGCCCCGGACGCCCCGGTGCCCGTCGTGGACCTCACCGAACGGCAGGAGAGCCCCGGCGGCGCCGGCCTGACGGCCCTGCTCGTGGCCGCCGGCGGCGCGGGAACCAGCGGCACCCGCACCACGCTGGTCACCCCGCTGGCTGACGACGAGGCCGGCCGGCGCCTGCGCACGAGCCTGGAGGGCGCTGCGGCCCCGGTCGCCCTCGTCGGGCTGGGGCACCGCGGCGCCACCCGCACCAAGACCCGCGTCCGGGTCTCGGGGCAGTCCCTGGTCCGGCTGGACGAAGGGGGCCCGGCGACGCCGGAGGACGTGGACGCCGCCGCCCTCGCCGCGGTCCTCGCCGACGCCGACGTCGTGCTCGTCAGCGACTACGGCGCCGGGACGACCCACGACCCGGTGGTCCGCGCGGCCCTGGCCGAGGCCGCCCGCCGGGTACCGGTCGTGTGGGACCCGCACCCGCGCGGCGGGCAGCCGGTCCCCGGCTGCGCGCTCGTCACCCCGAACCTGCCCGAAGCGCGCGCGGCGGCCGGGTCGTCCGCCCCGACGACGCCTGACGACCTGGCCGAGCACCTCGCCTCCCGCTGGGGCGTGCAGGGCGTCGTGGTGACGACCGGGGCGCAGGGGGCGTGGCTGGCCGCGCCGGGCACCGAGGCGCTCTTCGTCCCGGCCCCCGCGGTGGCCGTCGGCGACCCCTGCGGCGCCGGTGACCGGTTCGCGGCCTCCGCCGCCCTGGCGCTGGCCGCCGGGCGGGTTCCCTCCGACGCCGTCGTGACGGCGGTCGCAGACGCGTCGGCGTGGGTCGCGGCCGGTGGAGCCGCCGGGTGGCGCGGGGCCCAGCACCGTGTCGTGGACGGACCGCCCGTCGCCGAACCCGACGGCGACGCAGTGGCCCGGGTGCGTGCGGCCGGGGGGACGGTCGTGGCGACCGGTGGGTGCTTCGACGTGCTGCACGCCGGGCACGTCGCGTGCCTGGAAGCGGCCCGCCGGCTCGGTGACGCCCTCGTGGTGCTGCTGAACTCCGACGCCTCGGTCCGCCGGCTGAAGGGTCCCGGCCGCCCCGTCAACGACCAGGCCGACCGGGCCCGGGTCCTCGCCGCCCTGGACTGCGTGGACGCCGTGGTCGTCTTCGACGAGGACGATCCCCGGACCGCCCTGGAGACGCTGCGCCCGGACGTGTGGGCCAAGGGCGGTGACTACGGCGGCGCCGAACTGCTCGAGGCCCCGCTGGTGCGCAGCTGGGGCGGACGGGTGGTGCTGCTCCCCTACCTCGCGGGCCGGTCCACCACCCTCACGCTGGCCCGTGGCGCCGCCCCGGCGGAAGGGCCGCCCACCGTCCGCTGA
- a CDS encoding glycosyltransferase family 9 protein, translating to MSGPRILAVRLDSDGDVLMTGPAIAALRHGPDGTAASRVDVLAAPPGAAAARLLPGVDDVLVADVPWSGYHPPAPDAPALRALVDVVREGRYDEVVVFTSYHQSALPMALLARMAEVPRVVAACDDYPGSLLDVRHKRPGNPDGTGGEHEVIANLGLVLASGRAIPDDPRMALRHPLPDLPADLVEELGADLAAKRCVVVHPGASVPARAPLPTVAAAAVAALDAAGWRVVVTGGPGEVELAAQVRAGAPRVVDASGRTTFGQLATLLAASAVAVVGNTGPAHLAAAVGTPVASWFSAVMPVERWAPFGVPVVVLGDLSAPCRLTRAQVCPVPGHPCLDVSPQRVVDAVAALAAGRVPVPPPAAPLDPRADVRAGAEQAL from the coding sequence GTGAGCGGTCCGCGCATCCTCGCCGTCCGGCTCGACAGCGACGGCGACGTGCTCATGACCGGCCCCGCCATCGCCGCGCTGCGGCACGGGCCCGACGGAACGGCCGCCTCCCGCGTCGACGTCCTCGCCGCACCCCCCGGCGCCGCAGCCGCCCGACTCCTGCCCGGGGTCGACGACGTGCTCGTCGCCGACGTCCCGTGGTCGGGGTACCACCCGCCCGCTCCGGACGCTCCCGCGCTGCGGGCGCTCGTGGACGTCGTCCGCGAGGGTCGCTACGACGAGGTGGTGGTCTTCACCTCCTACCACCAGAGCGCCCTGCCGATGGCCCTGCTGGCCCGTATGGCCGAGGTGCCGCGCGTGGTCGCGGCCTGCGACGACTACCCCGGGAGCCTGCTCGACGTGCGTCACAAGCGTCCCGGGAACCCGGACGGGACGGGCGGGGAGCACGAGGTGATCGCGAACCTCGGACTGGTCCTCGCCTCCGGGCGGGCGATCCCCGACGACCCGCGGATGGCGCTGCGCCACCCCCTGCCGGACCTGCCCGCGGACCTGGTCGAGGAACTGGGTGCGGACCTGGCCGCGAAGCGCTGCGTCGTCGTCCACCCCGGGGCCTCCGTCCCGGCGCGGGCGCCGCTCCCGACGGTGGCCGCGGCCGCCGTGGCGGCCCTGGACGCGGCGGGGTGGCGGGTCGTGGTCACCGGTGGCCCCGGCGAGGTCGAGCTGGCCGCGCAGGTGCGCGCCGGCGCACCGCGCGTCGTCGACGCCTCGGGCCGCACCACGTTCGGTCAGCTCGCCACCCTGCTGGCGGCGTCCGCCGTCGCGGTGGTCGGCAACACCGGACCCGCGCACCTCGCGGCCGCGGTCGGGACCCCCGTCGCGAGCTGGTTCTCCGCGGTCATGCCCGTCGAGCGCTGGGCCCCCTTCGGCGTGCCGGTCGTGGTCCTCGGCGACCTGTCCGCGCCGTGCCGCCTGACCCGGGCGCAGGTCTGCCCCGTCCCGGGCCACCCCTGCCTCGACGTCTCCCCGCAACGGGTCGTCGACGCCGTCGCGGCGCTGGCCGCGGGACGGGTCCCGGTGCCGCCGCCGGCCGCACCGCTCGACCCGCGGGCCGACGTCCGCGCCGGCGCGGAGCAGGCGCTGTGA
- a CDS encoding D-arabinono-1,4-lactone oxidase, producing the protein MSTSVAPYPRRSTSTDDGQRIWNWARNSVIAPSAAVVRPTTEAQLREAIASSTGRVRLTGSRMSAGRMLELAGAGDRLLDTTGLRGLLTTGEDSVTFAGGTPLQEVYDVLTAMGRMLPSSPGVIASQTLAGALATGTHGQGLRQSSIGDAVLDARLVLADGSVAEFDRDHPSFPAVQLGLGLLGAVSAVTLRTVPSLVYTCAKEAVSAGDLGTRLPAWNRDSALTKAWWFPDEDLVHVWTAREADEEERREYEGGGRRLVERGSASDAMNRTVEAALANMRGDTRLTDTDSKPYRTVKRFKDFTDVTGDVYQVFCRGIATPQINVEIGVPLERAGEVVAALKEWHARTRPHMHYPIILRCTGPSTAWLSPSHGQETVYFGFVVYYAEDGTLSEGGMEFLRAVEEVLAVQGGRPHWGKYFEAPLYDWRALYPRWDDFRRVRDELDPTHRFANAFADGLFE; encoded by the coding sequence ATGAGCACCTCCGTCGCTCCCTACCCGCGTCGCAGCACCTCGACCGACGACGGGCAGAGAATCTGGAACTGGGCCCGGAACTCCGTCATCGCGCCGTCGGCGGCTGTCGTGAGGCCGACCACCGAAGCCCAACTGCGCGAGGCGATCGCCTCGAGCACCGGCCGGGTCCGGTTGACCGGGTCCCGCATGTCCGCCGGCAGGATGCTGGAACTCGCCGGCGCAGGTGACCGCCTCCTGGACACCACCGGTTTGCGCGGTCTGCTGACGACGGGTGAGGACAGCGTCACGTTCGCCGGGGGTACGCCGCTGCAGGAGGTGTACGACGTGCTGACGGCGATGGGTCGCATGCTGCCCTCCTCACCCGGGGTCATCGCCTCCCAGACCCTCGCCGGTGCCTTGGCGACCGGGACGCACGGGCAGGGACTGCGCCAGTCCTCGATCGGGGACGCGGTGCTCGACGCGCGGCTGGTGCTCGCCGACGGGTCCGTCGCCGAGTTCGACCGCGACCACCCCTCGTTCCCGGCCGTCCAGCTCGGTCTCGGGCTCCTGGGTGCCGTCAGCGCGGTGACCCTGCGCACCGTGCCGTCACTCGTCTACACCTGCGCCAAGGAGGCGGTCAGCGCCGGGGACCTCGGGACCCGGCTGCCGGCCTGGAACCGCGACAGCGCCCTCACCAAGGCGTGGTGGTTCCCCGACGAGGACCTGGTTCACGTCTGGACGGCGCGGGAGGCGGACGAGGAGGAGCGGCGCGAGTACGAGGGCGGTGGCCGACGCCTCGTGGAGCGCGGGAGCGCCAGCGACGCCATGAACCGCACGGTCGAGGCCGCCCTGGCGAACATGCGCGGTGACACCCGGCTGACGGACACCGACAGCAAGCCGTACCGGACGGTGAAGCGCTTCAAGGACTTCACCGACGTGACGGGTGACGTCTACCAGGTGTTCTGCCGCGGCATCGCCACCCCGCAGATCAACGTGGAGATCGGCGTCCCGCTGGAGCGGGCCGGCGAGGTCGTCGCGGCCCTGAAGGAGTGGCACGCCCGGACCCGCCCGCACATGCACTACCCGATCATCCTGCGCTGCACCGGACCGTCGACCGCCTGGCTCAGTCCGTCGCACGGGCAGGAGACGGTGTACTTCGGCTTCGTCGTGTACTACGCCGAGGACGGGACCCTGTCCGAGGGCGGGATGGAGTTCCTCCGCGCGGTGGAGGAGGTGCTGGCCGTGCAGGGCGGGCGGCCGCACTGGGGCAAGTACTTCGAGGCACCGCTCTACGACTGGCGGGCCCTGTACCCGAGGTGGGACGACTTCCGTCGCGTGCGCGACGAGTTGGACCCGACGCACCGGTTCGCCAACGCGTTCGCCGACGGCCTGTTCGAGTGA
- a CDS encoding glycosyltransferase family 8 protein codes for MKAWATLLTQPDYLVGVRVLNASLRRSGTSYPLVVMVTPDIDASDRQALLDEGCLVREVPTLRPDSRLEARYANARFAEVWSKLGSWGLTEFERLVVLDADMLVVANMDELFSLELPDGGLAACHACRCNPNRIPSYPASWKPENCFYTHCRGIDHTEEPDVVDNYFNGGFLVVEPDRAVFETMIARLEGLTDLARYQFAEQDFLNEFFHGRWRPVPYVYNALKTLPHQHPALWDAARVKNIHYIIDKPWEGRTEPGSRYHDLHEMWWAVAEQDVLSS; via the coding sequence ATGAAGGCGTGGGCGACGCTGCTGACCCAGCCCGACTACCTGGTGGGTGTGCGGGTGCTGAACGCCTCGCTGCGCCGTTCCGGCACCTCGTACCCCCTCGTGGTGATGGTCACCCCGGACATCGACGCCTCCGACCGCCAGGCGCTCCTCGACGAGGGGTGCCTGGTCCGGGAGGTCCCGACGCTGCGACCGGACAGCCGGCTCGAGGCCCGCTACGCCAACGCCCGGTTCGCCGAGGTGTGGAGCAAGCTGGGTTCGTGGGGCTTGACCGAGTTCGAACGCCTCGTCGTCCTCGACGCCGACATGCTCGTCGTGGCGAACATGGACGAGTTGTTCTCCCTGGAGCTGCCCGACGGCGGTCTCGCCGCCTGCCACGCGTGCCGTTGCAACCCCAACCGCATCCCCAGCTACCCCGCGTCCTGGAAGCCGGAGAACTGCTTCTACACGCACTGCCGCGGCATCGACCACACCGAGGAACCGGACGTGGTCGACAACTACTTCAACGGCGGTTTCCTCGTCGTGGAGCCGGACCGCGCGGTCTTCGAGACCATGATCGCCCGTCTGGAGGGCCTGACCGACCTCGCGCGCTACCAGTTCGCCGAGCAGGACTTCCTCAACGAGTTCTTCCACGGCCGGTGGCGTCCGGTGCCGTACGTCTACAACGCGCTCAAGACGCTTCCGCACCAGCACCCCGCGCTGTGGGACGCGGCCCGGGTGAAGAACATCCACTACATCATCGACAAGCCCTGGGAGGGCAGGACCGAGCCCGGGAGCCGTTACCACGACCTGCACGAGATGTGGTGGGCGGTGGCCGAGCAGGACGTCCTCTCCTCCTGA
- a CDS encoding helix-turn-helix domain-containing protein: MNSGDRQALAAFLRHRREQLQPSDVGLVAGARRRAPGLRRDEVAVLAAISTDHYERIEQARGARPSAEVLGAIARALRLTLDERDHVHRLAGQAPPARHRSQGYADAGLMCVLDALAPHVPALITDDVSTVVAQNRLNVALLGPLAGERGLRRSFVYRWFTDPALRSRYAPEQHEQLGREYVADLRVTSGARPDDPDVRALVDALTAESAEFRRTWARQEVLPLRATRKVLHHPEVGRLELQCDVVVSPPSGQSLVLFRPQPGTGTAERLQLLGVVGVQDLAPAAGA, encoded by the coding sequence GTGAACTCCGGGGACCGTCAGGCGCTGGCCGCCTTCCTGCGCCACCGCCGTGAACAGCTGCAGCCCTCCGACGTGGGGCTGGTCGCCGGGGCCCGGCGCCGCGCCCCCGGTCTGCGCCGGGACGAGGTGGCGGTACTGGCGGCCATCTCCACCGACCACTACGAACGCATCGAGCAGGCCCGCGGAGCGCGCCCGTCGGCGGAGGTGCTGGGCGCGATCGCGCGGGCGCTGCGCCTGACGCTGGACGAGCGCGACCACGTCCACCGCCTCGCCGGGCAGGCGCCGCCGGCCCGGCACCGCTCCCAGGGCTACGCCGACGCCGGCCTCATGTGCGTGCTGGACGCCCTGGCCCCGCACGTCCCGGCGCTCATCACCGACGACGTCAGCACGGTCGTGGCGCAGAACCGGCTCAACGTCGCCCTCCTGGGCCCGCTGGCCGGCGAGCGGGGGCTGCGCCGCTCGTTCGTCTACCGCTGGTTCACCGACCCCGCCCTGCGCTCGCGGTACGCCCCGGAGCAGCACGAGCAGCTGGGCCGGGAGTACGTCGCGGACCTGCGCGTCACCAGCGGTGCACGTCCCGACGACCCGGACGTGCGGGCCCTGGTGGACGCCCTGACCGCCGAGAGCGCGGAGTTCCGCCGCACCTGGGCGCGGCAGGAGGTCCTGCCGCTGCGCGCCACCCGCAAGGTGCTGCACCACCCCGAGGTGGGCCGCCTGGAACTGCAGTGCGACGTCGTGGTGAGCCCGCCGTCCGGTCAGAGCCTGGTGCTGTTCCGCCCCCAGCCGGGCACCGGTACCGCCGAGCGCCTGCAGCTGCTCGGGGTCGTCGGCGTGCAGGACCTCGCGCCGGCCGCCGGGGCCTGA
- a CDS encoding SDR family NAD(P)-dependent oxidoreductase — protein MAPQQIVLITGASRGLGRSAARHLARAGVGVIGTYQSNRAEAEAMVAEVTASGVPAVALQLDVADASTFDAFTAAVTEALNGWDVEHLHAVVHFAGYGVHAPYTETSAQQLEQMLRVHVSAPFLLTQALLPMMTTGGRILNVSSGLARFTGPGYAAYAAAKGAVEVLTRYQAAELGGRGIRVNTLVPGAIATDFGGGVVRDDADVNRAVAGAIALGRVGEPDDIGAAVPALLSDGLGWATGTRIELSGGQSL, from the coding sequence ATGGCTCCCCAGCAGATCGTCCTCATCACCGGCGCCAGCCGCGGCCTGGGCCGCAGCGCGGCCCGCCACCTGGCGCGAGCCGGCGTCGGCGTCATCGGCACCTACCAGTCCAACCGGGCCGAGGCCGAGGCGATGGTCGCCGAGGTCACCGCCTCCGGCGTCCCCGCCGTCGCCCTGCAGCTCGACGTCGCCGACGCCTCGACGTTCGACGCCTTCACCGCCGCCGTCACCGAGGCGCTGAACGGCTGGGACGTCGAGCACCTGCACGCCGTCGTCCACTTCGCCGGCTACGGCGTCCACGCCCCCTACACCGAGACCAGCGCGCAGCAGCTGGAGCAGATGCTGCGCGTGCACGTCAGCGCCCCCTTCCTGCTGACCCAGGCGCTGCTGCCGATGATGACGACCGGCGGGCGGATCCTGAACGTCTCCTCCGGCCTGGCCCGCTTCACCGGTCCCGGCTACGCCGCCTACGCCGCGGCCAAGGGCGCGGTGGAGGTGCTGACCCGCTACCAGGCCGCCGAACTGGGCGGGCGCGGCATCCGCGTCAACACCCTGGTGCCGGGGGCGATCGCCACCGACTTCGGCGGCGGCGTGGTGCGCGACGACGCCGACGTCAACCGCGCCGTGGCCGGAGCCATCGCCCTGGGGCGGGTCGGCGAACCGGACGACATCGGCGCGGCCGTCCCCGCCCTGCTGTCCGACGGGCTGGGCTGGGCCACCGGGACCCGCATCGAACTGTCCGGCGGGCAGTCCCTCTAA
- a CDS encoding FadR/GntR family transcriptional regulator, with protein MRQTDVERARAGTRTGAPAEPDSPRVAAVLERLVTAIATGQYLPGSRLPPERDLAAALGAGRMTVRAALAHLARRGLIETRRGRTGGSFVVQQWPESSTAIVGRTLSATYAQLRDLCEAIARLHGAVCRAAAESRSPADLARIQDALEVYAGAESGLASQQADSALHLAIIDAAHNDTLRRVLADLEGQLSIGAPAHLWGAPEGMRAMEVRALREHRELVAAIAGQRADDAERIARAHVAIDLELLTAALARTGVLPAPAR; from the coding sequence GTGAGGCAGACGGACGTGGAACGGGCGCGGGCGGGGACGCGGACGGGTGCTCCCGCCGAGCCCGACAGCCCCCGCGTGGCCGCGGTGCTCGAACGCCTCGTCACGGCCATCGCCACCGGGCAGTACCTGCCCGGCTCCCGGCTGCCCCCCGAGCGAGACCTCGCCGCCGCCCTCGGCGCGGGGCGGATGACGGTCCGCGCGGCGCTGGCGCACCTGGCCCGGCGCGGGCTCATCGAGACCCGCCGCGGCCGCACCGGCGGTTCCTTCGTCGTCCAGCAGTGGCCGGAGTCCTCCACCGCAATCGTCGGGCGCACCCTGTCGGCGACCTACGCGCAGCTGCGCGACCTGTGCGAGGCCATCGCCCGCCTGCACGGGGCCGTCTGCCGGGCCGCGGCCGAGTCCCGCTCCCCCGCCGACCTGGCGCGCATCCAGGACGCGCTGGAGGTGTACGCCGGCGCGGAGTCCGGCCTGGCCTCGCAGCAGGCCGACAGCGCCCTGCACCTGGCGATCATCGACGCCGCGCACAACGACACCCTCCGCCGGGTGCTGGCCGACCTCGAGGGCCAGCTCAGCATCGGCGCCCCCGCGCACCTGTGGGGGGCGCCGGAGGGCATGCGGGCCATGGAGGTCCGGGCGCTGCGCGAGCACCGCGAGCTCGTCGCCGCGATCGCCGGGCAGCGGGCGGACGACGCCGAGCGGATCGCCCGGGCCCACGTCGCCATCGACCTGGAGCTGCTGACCGCGGCTCTGGCCCGCACCGGCGTCCTGCCGGCCCCCGCCCGGTGA